The proteins below come from a single Priestia aryabhattai genomic window:
- a CDS encoding relaxase/mobilization nuclease domain-containing protein, giving the protein MLRYLKHNGTNKPIHSAKEHIRYIEANREKHRNNPDLFNSKENVLDRRDFWKRIEDQPKNGVVLHKMVISLSEDEQKRLKIDMRELARDTMASFETKIGRRLDWIAAFHDDKGQPHIHVAFRGRDLDGKQVGIYPIHVKQLKQIAEQEKVRQAERNLTRAQFREYTKELEAERQQPRRYEQDRDYSDRSRSDPLGLQTSKVTLNFLEQMIKDGQRQIERVQRKAYYEAEREAEQERNKSKGRGMER; this is encoded by the coding sequence ATGCTCCGTTATCTAAAACATAACGGTACAAATAAGCCTATACATTCAGCAAAAGAGCACATTCGATACATTGAAGCTAACAGGGAAAAACACCGAAACAACCCTGATTTATTTAACAGCAAAGAAAACGTTTTAGACAGGCGCGACTTTTGGAAGCGGATTGAGGACCAACCGAAAAACGGTGTTGTTCTTCATAAAATGGTTATTTCCTTAAGTGAAGATGAACAAAAGCGCCTGAAAATTGATATGCGGGAGCTTGCCAGGGATACAATGGCTTCTTTTGAAACTAAGATAGGCCGCCGCTTGGATTGGATAGCTGCCTTTCATGATGATAAAGGGCAGCCGCATATTCATGTTGCTTTTAGAGGGCGCGATTTAGACGGAAAACAAGTTGGTATTTATCCAATTCATGTTAAGCAGCTAAAACAAATAGCCGAACAAGAGAAAGTTAGGCAGGCAGAGCGCAATTTAACCCGCGCACAATTTCGCGAATATACAAAAGAACTTGAAGCAGAGCGGCAGCAACCACGCCGTTATGAACAAGACAGGGATTATTCAGACCGTTCCCGCTCTGATCCACTCGGCCTCCAAACATCAAAAGTAACTCTTAACTTTTTGGAACAGATGATAAAAGATGGACAAAGACAAATTGAGAGAGTACAACGTAAAGCCTATTATGAGGCGGAACGTGAAGCAGAGCAGGAGCGGAACAAGAGCAAAGGGAGAGGGATGGAAAGATGA
- a CDS encoding VirB4 family type IV secretion system protein produces the protein MKIKKSKSQLSLPLKQKNEKPSLFKRLKGQKFINVPVEGFENEVFRTTDERYKAVLKVFDPVNLDLLDTNGVKKVVSRIRAALNNHTTGQRCQILISSDSIDINGYLQELDEKAISRSEEEQKAIRGTQEYLQDYSLKARNTHSFYIVLESKESDYEEAIKELHNLKKNVVESLRGGKMNARGMLEEEIKNLIYNKLSPTSRLTQPYERGMDLTAWQPPDIVSGKYLELDNIRYAFYTISYFPKEVEAGWIDGIMNADVDMDISISLEARDKGTETDKIDRQINELNMRLMGKIPSSLKNKYTSEVESLERLLTRMQDDSESLFNTTMLLAVREETDEKLNAACKRLESAIKTNRLKAKRIYNNPHCFWYSLPVGYKHAEIEQRYSWPMYAELVAAMVPFNSSELNENTGLFIGINVKSEAPVIYNAWDTSKYNNLNEVVLGEPGSGKSTYVKTKIFREHNFGQVERQFIIDPEREYHFLPGANHVVFKPGSHFVTNPFHIRSVVVDSDDPAQESTSIRDYLPQKISGMITFFKWIVPEMSSLEQSTLLECIVESYGTVGLTLHEDVETLPTIFPTLSTLDDIMSRAEGMERVRATLRPFVSGVYKGIFNGQTNWHLTAPINVLDINELDESIRKPLMDLLLKDLWEEAKKDRNEKVGLYADELWILADERNPQSLYFMFSMAKRIRKYGGFLCVATQNAADFLSVGRYGTALINNAQIKTYMRLSKNDIKELEENFDTFSESEHEILSGNKPRGYCLHIVKTKHVEMRTVITPTEEESIKLKPSYQENQLQEVAI, from the coding sequence ATGAAAATCAAAAAATCAAAAAGCCAGTTATCACTACCTTTAAAACAAAAAAATGAGAAACCTAGCCTTTTCAAGCGGTTAAAAGGTCAAAAGTTCATTAACGTTCCAGTAGAAGGATTCGAGAATGAAGTATTTAGAACGACAGATGAGAGATATAAAGCAGTTTTAAAAGTTTTTGATCCTGTCAATTTAGATTTGTTGGATACAAACGGAGTGAAAAAGGTTGTGAGCCGTATAAGAGCGGCTCTTAACAACCATACAACAGGGCAACGCTGCCAAATCCTTATTTCTTCTGATTCAATCGACATTAACGGCTATTTACAAGAACTAGACGAAAAAGCGATAAGCAGATCAGAGGAAGAGCAGAAGGCCATCAGAGGCACACAAGAATATTTACAAGATTACAGCTTGAAAGCTCGTAATACGCACAGTTTTTATATTGTCCTGGAATCAAAAGAAAGCGATTATGAAGAGGCTATAAAAGAGCTTCACAACTTAAAAAAGAATGTAGTGGAAAGCTTAAGAGGCGGAAAGATGAACGCAAGAGGGATGCTTGAAGAGGAAATAAAAAACCTTATTTATAACAAACTTTCTCCTACAAGCAGGCTTACACAACCTTATGAACGAGGAATGGATTTAACAGCATGGCAGCCGCCGGACATAGTGAGCGGAAAATATCTAGAATTGGATAATATACGCTATGCCTTTTATACAATCTCTTATTTTCCAAAAGAAGTTGAAGCGGGTTGGATAGATGGAATTATGAACGCTGATGTTGATATGGATATATCTATCTCTTTAGAAGCTAGAGACAAAGGAACCGAAACAGATAAGATTGATAGGCAAATAAACGAGCTTAACATGCGGCTAATGGGTAAAATACCTTCTTCATTAAAAAACAAGTATACAAGCGAGGTAGAGAGCTTAGAACGCTTGTTAACACGTATGCAAGATGATAGTGAGAGCTTATTTAATACCACAATGCTTTTAGCTGTTAGGGAAGAAACAGACGAAAAACTAAACGCTGCTTGCAAGCGCTTAGAATCCGCTATTAAAACAAATCGCTTAAAAGCTAAACGAATTTATAACAATCCTCATTGTTTTTGGTATTCGCTGCCTGTCGGTTATAAACATGCAGAAATTGAACAGCGTTACAGCTGGCCTATGTATGCGGAATTAGTAGCGGCTATGGTTCCTTTCAATTCAAGCGAACTAAACGAAAATACAGGGCTATTTATTGGTATTAACGTAAAATCAGAGGCTCCAGTCATTTATAACGCCTGGGATACATCGAAATACAACAATTTAAACGAGGTTGTTCTAGGGGAGCCAGGAAGCGGAAAAAGTACCTACGTAAAAACAAAGATATTCAGAGAGCACAACTTCGGACAGGTAGAACGGCAATTCATTATTGATCCCGAAAGAGAATATCACTTCCTGCCTGGTGCAAACCATGTAGTTTTCAAGCCTGGCTCTCACTTTGTAACAAATCCTTTTCATATCCGCTCAGTAGTTGTAGATAGTGACGATCCGGCCCAGGAATCAACAAGCATTAGAGATTATCTACCTCAGAAAATTAGCGGAATGATTACATTTTTTAAATGGATTGTTCCAGAAATGAGTTCTTTAGAACAATCGACATTACTTGAATGTATTGTGGAATCTTATGGAACAGTCGGTTTAACACTTCATGAGGATGTTGAAACGCTACCTACTATCTTTCCTACCTTAAGCACATTAGATGACATTATGAGCAGAGCGGAAGGAATGGAGAGAGTTAGAGCGACCTTAAGACCATTCGTGAGCGGTGTATATAAAGGGATTTTTAACGGTCAAACAAATTGGCATTTAACAGCTCCTATAAATGTTTTAGATATTAATGAATTAGATGAATCAATCAGAAAACCGCTCATGGATCTTCTTTTAAAAGACTTGTGGGAGGAAGCAAAGAAAGACCGGAACGAAAAAGTAGGCTTATATGCAGATGAATTGTGGATTTTAGCGGATGAGCGCAACCCTCAATCCCTATACTTCATGTTCTCAATGGCAAAACGTATCAGAAAATACGGCGGGTTTTTATGTGTTGCTACTCAAAACGCTGCCGACTTCTTATCAGTTGGTAGATATGGAACAGCATTAATAAATAACGCTCAAATCAAAACGTATATGAGGCTTTCTAAGAACGATATTAAGGAGCTAGAAGAAAACTTTGATACATTCTCTGAAAGTGAACATGAGATTTTATCCGGTAACAAGCCGCGCGGTTATTGCTTGCACATTGTAAAAACGAAACACGTTGAAATGAGAACT
- a CDS encoding pilin gives MEFFQALAKLIGDFGKWLGILASPILIFVLVKNGLKIMQAEDPHDMKAAIEGIKRTGVGVGIALMASVLAGLIVKYFA, from the coding sequence ATGGAATTTTTCCAGGCGCTTGCTAAACTAATTGGTGATTTTGGCAAATGGTTAGGAATACTAGCTTCACCTATTCTTATATTCGTCCTTGTGAAGAACGGCCTTAAGATTATGCAGGCAGAAGATCCGCATGATATGAAAGCTGCTATTGAGGGAATTAAAAGAACTGGAGTTGGAGTTGGGATTGCGTTAATGGCAAGTGTTCTTGCTGGCTTAATCGTAAAATACTTCGCTTAA
- a CDS encoding transcriptional regulator, translating to MLFNKLGQTRTKFGYWIDSQKDINQSKIINASGMSKGTIYRLCNDPNFRPKHSTVACINKGLKKLKKNVKVEDFLNF from the coding sequence ATGCTATTTAACAAATTAGGACAAACAAGAACTAAATTTGGTTATTGGATCGACTCTCAAAAAGATATTAATCAATCAAAAATAATAAACGCCTCTGGAATGAGCAAGGGAACAATTTATAGATTGTGTAATGATCCTAATTTTAGACCTAAGCACTCAACTGTAGCGTGTATTAATAAAGGCTTAAAAAAATTAAAAAAGAACGTAAAAGTTGAGGATTTTCTTAATTTTTAG
- a CDS encoding VirD4-like conjugal transfer protein, CD1115 family: protein MKLKNNRLIIKLVLLISIGLAFNIILGGLAAFLFSAIQVNSDIDKLLISLESLKDEPFLAVKGIVFGNASNTVLQSGHDLYTNLIFQGVLWLVYLFYFYKAIFFKSKRFSKEDASHIGVYGTAHWESAKNIAKRFFNSDKGMIVGAVGEKPCIQEIEGDINQMCLVYGGSGSGKTAGYSIPNILHISETLGESFVITDPKADIFNATAAHLRKLGYTIYKINLLDFLKSDRYNSLDYVTNGPEAISVVNTLMKNSGESKNSDFWEKAERALYAALILYLKETRPKEEQHFSSVLKLGLEIGKNPKLLNAMFKALPEDSEAKTFYDIFNMAEEKTRSGILVGFGVRLQLWAMKDIRNLTAASDFQIKELAHKKTAVFVLTRDDDSSFDLLTALFIDQTFQELAKEARKSPKQHLKVPVRMILDEIANIAPINDLEKRMAVMRSRGVRISLIFQGIQQFKNRYGEGVAAEISDSCDSQIILQANDDSTAIPVSKMLGKTTVLTNSVSQNHNERGSSNGMNYSMQGTELMTPDQVRKKDKNKLILFQKGSAPAFIDKYFYYKQKRWSNLLEADWNQEPNREDKPINIASPSVYSVPQPEHIEQQQGEQIAEHYEDNGQYFDEEALRHLEEQAGHYLEDQAPYDDPQEKQDKEPFDMFS from the coding sequence ATGAAACTAAAAAACAACCGACTCATTATAAAGTTAGTGTTACTTATTTCTATAGGTTTAGCATTCAATATTATCCTGGGAGGACTAGCAGCATTCTTATTTAGCGCTATACAGGTAAACAGTGATATTGATAAGCTTCTTATATCGCTTGAATCCTTAAAAGATGAACCTTTTTTAGCTGTTAAGGGAATAGTTTTCGGCAACGCTTCAAATACGGTTTTACAAAGCGGCCACGATCTATACACCAATTTAATATTTCAAGGTGTTTTATGGCTTGTATATCTATTTTACTTTTACAAAGCTATTTTCTTTAAGTCCAAAAGATTCAGTAAAGAAGATGCTTCACATATTGGCGTATATGGAACCGCTCACTGGGAAAGCGCAAAAAACATTGCTAAAAGGTTCTTTAACAGCGATAAGGGAATGATTGTTGGTGCTGTTGGTGAAAAACCCTGTATACAAGAGATTGAGGGAGATATAAACCAAATGTGTTTAGTGTATGGAGGTAGCGGAAGCGGTAAAACTGCCGGTTATTCTATCCCTAACATTCTTCATATATCCGAAACACTGGGAGAATCTTTTGTTATTACTGATCCAAAGGCAGATATTTTCAACGCAACAGCCGCTCACCTAAGAAAACTAGGCTACACAATTTATAAAATCAATTTGCTCGATTTTCTTAAGTCTGATAGATATAATTCGCTCGACTATGTAACCAATGGCCCTGAAGCTATTTCAGTCGTTAATACACTTATGAAGAATAGCGGCGAATCTAAAAACAGCGACTTTTGGGAAAAGGCGGAACGTGCTTTATATGCTGCATTGATTCTATATCTAAAAGAGACTCGCCCAAAAGAAGAGCAGCATTTTTCCAGCGTTTTAAAGCTAGGCTTAGAAATTGGAAAGAATCCTAAGTTGTTAAATGCCATGTTTAAAGCTTTACCGGAAGATTCAGAAGCAAAAACGTTTTACGATATATTCAACATGGCAGAGGAAAAAACACGCTCTGGAATATTAGTTGGTTTTGGTGTTCGCCTTCAATTATGGGCCATGAAAGATATAAGAAACTTAACAGCTGCAAGCGATTTTCAAATAAAAGAGCTAGCTCACAAGAAAACAGCTGTATTTGTTCTAACTAGAGATGATGATTCAAGTTTTGACTTGCTAACAGCTTTATTTATTGACCAAACTTTCCAGGAGCTTGCAAAAGAAGCTCGTAAAAGTCCAAAACAACATTTAAAAGTACCTGTAAGAATGATTTTAGATGAGATAGCAAATATCGCGCCTATCAATGACCTAGAAAAGCGTATGGCCGTCATGCGTTCGCGCGGCGTACGTATCTCATTAATTTTTCAAGGCATTCAGCAATTTAAAAACCGCTATGGAGAAGGCGTGGCCGCTGAAATATCAGATTCATGTGATAGTCAAATTATTTTACAGGCTAATGATGATTCTACCGCTATTCCTGTTTCTAAAATGCTTGGAAAAACTACGGTTTTAACTAACTCTGTTTCTCAAAATCATAATGAGCGAGGATCTTCTAACGGTATGAACTATTCAATGCAAGGAACAGAACTCATGACACCTGACCAGGTGCGGAAAAAAGATAAAAACAAATTGATTCTTTTTCAAAAGGGTTCAGCTCCCGCCTTTATTGACAAATACTTTTACTATAAACAAAAACGCTGGAGCAACCTTCTAGAAGCCGACTGGAACCAGGAGCCGAACAGAGAAGATAAACCGATAAATATTGCTTCTCCTTCCGTCTATAGCGTTCCGCAACCGGAACACATAGAACAGCAGCAAGGCGAACAGATAGCGGAACACTATGAAGATAACGGCCAATACTTCGATGAAGAGGCATTAAGACACCTGGAAGAACAGGCAGGCCACTATTTAGAAGATCAAGCGCCTTATGATGATCCGCAAGAAAAACAAGACAAAGAGCCTTTTGATATGTTCTCTTAA